The proteins below come from a single Streptococcus hyointestinalis genomic window:
- a CDS encoding single-stranded DNA-binding protein, whose product MQNQAIITGRLTKEGDLESVNDHSLVRFTLATSRDYKAADDTYPTDFIDACLWGTPAERFVSLVHKGDVVQITGRLQTRTYQDANGSYHKRTEILVDKWYHLMPKQETPKVVNRETGDVSALEDLDV is encoded by the coding sequence ATGCAAAACCAAGCGATTATTACAGGACGTTTGACAAAGGAAGGTGACCTCGAGAGTGTTAACGACCACTCTCTAGTACGCTTCACCTTAGCAACCAGCAGAGACTATAAGGCAGCTGATGATACCTACCCGACAGACTTTATTGATGCTTGCCTTTGGGGCACGCCAGCGGAGCGTTTTGTCAGTCTGGTTCACAAAGGCGATGTCGTCCAAATCACAGGCAGGCTCCAAACCAGAACCTATCAAGACGCAAACGGCAGCTACCATAAGCGCACAGAAATTTTGGTGGACAAGTGGTACCATCTCATGCCCAAACAAGAAACCCCAAAGGTTGTGAATCGTGAGACGGGCGACGTCTCTGCCTTAGAAGATTTAGACGTATAA
- a CDS encoding DUF3801 domain-containing protein, translating to MEQEHIMDRSQRVALQTGKQLLQLLAFVIHQSYKKYKEHSNHGEQNWRQFNESGYSKDMREFLEGEVNLDKVKKELKKSGVRFHFKKETDGKYQIWFESKDHVVLENSINKAINDIMKDPKKAKDELLKKPHEKTPKEQMAAIVKDQKAKGKEAVTKKTKGKAIS from the coding sequence ATGGAACAAGAACACATTATGGATCGCAGTCAGCGTGTAGCTCTTCAAACAGGTAAACAGCTCTTACAGTTGCTGGCTTTTGTCATTCATCAAAGCTATAAAAAGTACAAAGAACACAGCAATCACGGCGAACAAAATTGGCGACAGTTTAACGAGAGTGGCTATTCTAAAGACATGAGAGAGTTTCTTGAGGGGGAGGTTAATCTAGATAAAGTTAAGAAGGAACTCAAAAAATCTGGTGTGCGTTTTCATTTTAAAAAGGAAACCGATGGCAAGTATCAGATTTGGTTTGAAAGTAAAGACCATGTGGTTTTAGAAAATTCCATCAATAAAGCCATCAACGACATCATGAAAGACCCTAAAAAGGCAAAAGACGAGCTTCTAAAAAAGCCCCATGAAAAAACACCCAAGGAACAAATGGCAGCTATTGTTAAAGACCAAAAAGCAAAAGGAAAAGAAGCTGTAACTAAAAAAACGAAAGGCAAGGCGATTTCATGA
- a CDS encoding PrgI family mobile element protein — MNKLGSEFFKPIDGFERGVVGGATWRQVLMMLGIFLGAGLSTLIIVLGLPDILMYVMLLVTIPPSAIYGLKKDETLKELLRFKLTQQERSYMTDNEMEDTRGNFTQAKGVHEWNDETL; from the coding sequence ATGAACAAATTAGGTTCTGAATTTTTTAAGCCGATTGATGGGTTTGAACGTGGGGTGGTTGGGGGTGCCACTTGGCGACAAGTGCTGATGATGTTAGGTATCTTTCTAGGGGCTGGCTTATCCACACTGATTATAGTCCTAGGACTACCTGATATTCTCATGTATGTGATGTTACTCGTTACCATCCCCCCAAGCGCTATTTATGGCTTAAAAAAAGATGAAACATTGAAAGAATTGCTGCGCTTTAAGTTGACCCAACAGGAGCGAAGCTATATGACTGATAATGAAATGGAGGACACCCGTGGGAATTTTACGCAGGCAAAAGGCGTTCACGAATGGAACGACGAAACGCTCTAA
- a CDS encoding phage tail tip lysozyme: MDKEDLRKRTVRNRKIKESVQRHSQLSGRSAQKATKTAHKAAKRQVANAKADYQALKDKAKAGQDVAASLADAKESLSKAKAAQKTTRKIHKAVKKSNPTIPQKARNVAKQTTKRSVGEFVETAFSQDDTLSSVAKARQKARELRYTGRLARKTGAKGAKVTYKLARSSLEKDIKMSKYVYKGARRGLKTTKDTAKTAQKALTTKVRTKWLQASTESLRLATSRAVAALASVLANPITWIVATVVGFLFFIVIIVSSIFSSNIVQQTEFTLNQSWLYLSQKDREKSNDKVAYYTNIDDILLYMNYRYGGEWEPDAPWDDGLTGKIGSFLGFSHFSDALNDIWETENGDITQLKTMAELYSSSKGKAWMWLSKDELAEYKDILDAQKENGRYAATQELTNPFYAKDDDKGDSATLTITKRYGFTSKNKVDTTTTLEASAGQTLYAPMDGKVTITKKDLQGKKTKTTNLIIKASDARFIFYNVKSPRVKTGDKVETSQELAQVKRSGQKIAYAKRYGKTELSSYGISESDLALMKNYRYRKNTIGFLTGKGKNGYLWTLVNPGFYFPFVTYSQTTTVTTTSSEMSGRAKQFYDYIKKYYPSAKDNGIAAAAGCFGVESSINPKRAEGDYLSPPVGATEGSWDDDAWLSLGGPAIYGGGYANILHRGLGLGQWTDTADGATRHTLLRNFAKSKDKKWYDLELQVQFMLEGDNPYYINILKRILDSSGDVNSLTAEFLSKWEGVPGNKLAERQKIARQALLWFHQPTLAGGGSLASSWNFPEAYRSKVKSMPTAKAMTTQPGNGYPVGQCTWYAYNRLVELGEITDLSGSYARLGNGGQWVSSLVAKGWRFSSTPKEGAVVSTAGGFDGTFALYGHVGIVEAVNDDGTFLVSECNFDGVQDKIHWRVYRPASYYTFATPN; the protein is encoded by the coding sequence GTGGACAAGGAGGATTTACGCAAACGTACCGTACGAAACCGTAAGATAAAAGAAAGTGTGCAGCGCCACAGTCAACTCTCAGGACGAAGTGCACAAAAAGCCACTAAAACAGCCCATAAGGCTGCTAAGAGACAGGTCGCAAACGCTAAAGCCGATTATCAAGCCCTTAAGGATAAGGCAAAAGCAGGGCAAGACGTCGCTGCTTCTTTAGCGGATGCCAAAGAAAGCTTGAGCAAAGCAAAAGCGGCTCAAAAGACCACACGAAAAATTCATAAGGCAGTCAAGAAAAGCAATCCCACCATTCCTCAAAAAGCAAGAAACGTTGCTAAACAGACGACAAAAAGAAGCGTTGGGGAGTTTGTCGAAACCGCCTTTTCCCAAGATGATACGCTCTCAAGTGTGGCGAAAGCTCGCCAAAAGGCACGAGAACTCCGCTACACGGGGCGCTTGGCACGAAAAACAGGCGCTAAAGGGGCTAAGGTCACCTATAAACTGGCTCGCTCTAGTCTTGAAAAAGACATCAAGATGAGTAAGTACGTCTATAAAGGCGCTAGACGGGGCTTAAAAACCACCAAAGACACCGCTAAGACAGCGCAAAAAGCCTTAACAACTAAGGTTAGAACCAAGTGGCTACAAGCAAGCACTGAGAGTCTTAGGCTAGCGACCAGCAGGGCTGTGGCTGCTCTAGCAAGTGTCCTCGCTAACCCCATCACATGGATAGTGGCTACGGTGGTCGGTTTTCTTTTCTTTATTGTCATCATCGTCTCCTCTATCTTTTCCAGTAATATCGTGCAACAAACCGAGTTTACCCTCAATCAGTCTTGGCTTTATCTCTCCCAAAAAGACCGGGAAAAGTCTAATGACAAGGTAGCGTATTACACCAACATTGATGATATCTTGTTGTACATGAATTACCGTTACGGGGGAGAATGGGAGCCTGACGCCCCTTGGGACGATGGACTGACTGGGAAAATCGGCAGCTTCTTAGGCTTCAGTCACTTTTCGGATGCTCTTAATGACATTTGGGAGACCGAAAATGGGGATATCACACAACTCAAGACAATGGCAGAGCTCTATAGTAGCTCTAAAGGTAAGGCTTGGATGTGGTTGTCTAAGGATGAGCTAGCCGAGTACAAGGACATCCTAGACGCTCAAAAAGAAAACGGGCGTTATGCAGCGACTCAAGAACTCACCAATCCCTTTTACGCTAAAGACGATGACAAAGGAGACAGTGCGACGCTAACCATCACCAAGCGCTATGGCTTTACCAGTAAAAATAAGGTGGATACGACAACGACCTTAGAAGCTAGTGCAGGACAAACCCTCTATGCTCCGATGGATGGTAAGGTGACTATTACCAAGAAAGATTTACAAGGGAAAAAGACGAAAACCACTAATCTCATTATCAAAGCTAGTGATGCTCGTTTCATCTTTTACAATGTCAAATCCCCAAGGGTGAAGACAGGTGATAAGGTAGAAACGTCTCAAGAGCTCGCTCAAGTCAAGCGCTCGGGACAAAAGATTGCTTATGCCAAGCGTTATGGCAAGACGGAACTGTCTTCTTACGGCATTTCGGAGAGCGATCTTGCTTTAATGAAAAACTACCGTTATAGAAAGAATACCATTGGCTTTTTAACAGGAAAAGGCAAAAACGGCTATCTTTGGACACTCGTTAACCCTGGGTTTTACTTTCCCTTTGTGACCTACTCCCAAACCACAACGGTCACCACAACCTCTTCTGAAATGAGTGGACGAGCCAAACAGTTCTATGATTATATCAAGAAATATTACCCCAGCGCTAAGGACAATGGCATTGCGGCAGCGGCTGGTTGTTTTGGCGTGGAGTCTAGTATCAACCCTAAGCGTGCTGAAGGAGACTATTTGAGTCCTCCAGTTGGCGCTACTGAAGGCTCTTGGGATGATGACGCTTGGTTGAGTCTAGGTGGACCGGCTATTTATGGCGGGGGTTACGCTAATATCCTACACCGAGGTCTTGGTCTCGGACAATGGACAGACACCGCTGATGGTGCTACACGCCATACCTTACTCAGGAACTTTGCCAAATCCAAGGACAAGAAGTGGTATGATTTAGAACTTCAAGTCCAGTTCATGTTAGAAGGAGATAACCCTTACTACATTAATATCCTCAAGCGAATTTTAGATAGCAGCGGGGACGTAAATAGCTTAACTGCTGAGTTTCTCTCCAAGTGGGAGGGCGTTCCAGGCAATAAACTAGCAGAACGTCAAAAGATAGCCCGTCAAGCCCTCCTGTGGTTCCATCAACCGACCTTGGCAGGTGGTGGTAGCTTAGCTTCGTCTTGGAATTTCCCAGAAGCTTACCGTTCTAAAGTTAAAAGTATGCCAACCGCTAAAGCCATGACCACACAACCAGGAAACGGCTATCCCGTTGGTCAGTGTACCTGGTATGCTTACAACCGTTTAGTTGAGCTCGGGGAGATTACAGACTTGTCTGGCTCTTACGCTCGCTTAGGAAACGGCGGACAGTGGGTGTCCTCACTAGTGGCTAAGGGCTGGCGGTTTAGTAGCACGCCAAAAGAAGGGGCAGTGGTCTCGACTGCTGGTGGCTTTGATGGCACCTTTGCGCTTTATGGACATGTGGGGATTGTGGAAGCGGTTAATGACGACGGCACTTTCCTAGTGTCTGAATGTAACTTTGATGGTGTGCAAGATAAAATCCACTGGCGTGTGTATCGCCCTGCCAGTTACTATACCTTTGCGACACCCAATTAA
- a CDS encoding VirB4-like conjugal transfer ATPase, CD1110 family has product MGILRRQKAFTNGTTKRSKADKERSKQLRQALKPSTQNTIRYTSLFEDGLMHITDEEYSKTWALGDANYITSSEDEKLDIIDYYVEALNGLDSENTYQLTILNRPVPSTLLDQVTYELQGDANDRFREEYNDMIRSRFATDQNNFKVVKYITVSTQAKDRKQAYRKLNDIENHFATQFQIVDVPIKALDGSQRLNIFNDLLRGNPYLNVSYRDVALSGLTTKSFVAPSRIFFQPDQMRLDKKYAKVLFIRNYPSFLNDRLIKSLTDIGIELAITIHANPYDISESIKKINNAEAQVKMDMIKSQKGAARDGITGDLAVSGVAKAIADEAAKWKDEVEDRDQKIFSGVFCVMVKADSEEELIDYTNRIQQAGRKHVVEFEEVYYHQEEALNTMLPIGKTYLNVKSRFMRDMTTTNIATQIPFTNTDLQSDSPNAIYYGQNQISNNIITLDRQRDLNTASGVILGSSGSGKSVFTKTSEVIPTILRYPDDRVIVVDPEDEYSDIGRAFDAQLITISPGSPTHLNLMDLPDEDSLAAEDADPVGQKASLIMGLFENILKEVTDEDFSIIDRVTRLCYERITDRTPTLSDWHDILLEQPEDVAQQLALKSESYTKGSQNIFAHETNVDLTHQVVIFNLKQLDGKLKPFALMVVQDYIWNQVVNNQGKLTTRIYFDEMQNQFLTDDQAQFFTNLYARVRKYGAIPTGITQNVETLLARTEGRKLLANSEFIVLLKQKKTDIRLLAETINLTDALIRYIEKPKAKGTGLIVAGQTTVPFENPIPKHTELFRLVATDAYRTVESQAK; this is encoded by the coding sequence GTGGGAATTTTACGCAGGCAAAAGGCGTTCACGAATGGAACGACGAAACGCTCTAAAGCAGATAAAGAACGCTCAAAACAACTACGACAAGCCCTAAAGCCCAGTACCCAAAATACCATCCGCTATACCTCACTTTTTGAGGATGGCTTGATGCATATCACAGATGAAGAATACTCAAAGACCTGGGCTTTAGGCGACGCCAACTATATCACTAGTAGCGAAGATGAAAAGCTAGACATTATTGACTACTATGTCGAAGCGCTCAACGGACTAGACAGTGAGAATACTTACCAATTGACCATTCTTAATCGCCCAGTCCCCTCGACGCTGCTTGATCAAGTGACCTATGAATTACAGGGAGATGCTAACGACCGCTTTCGTGAGGAATACAATGACATGATTCGCTCTCGTTTTGCGACCGATCAGAACAATTTTAAAGTGGTGAAATACATCACCGTCAGTACCCAAGCTAAAGACCGTAAGCAAGCCTATCGGAAGTTAAACGATATTGAGAACCACTTTGCGACCCAATTTCAGATTGTGGATGTGCCTATTAAAGCACTGGATGGCAGTCAACGCCTCAATATCTTTAATGACTTACTGAGGGGCAACCCTTACTTAAATGTTAGCTACCGTGACGTGGCTCTCTCAGGGCTTACAACCAAGTCCTTTGTAGCGCCTAGTCGCATCTTCTTTCAACCAGACCAAATGCGTCTGGATAAGAAATATGCCAAGGTGCTGTTTATTCGCAACTATCCCTCTTTTCTCAATGACCGCTTGATCAAATCACTGACAGATATTGGGATTGAATTAGCCATTACCATTCACGCTAATCCTTATGACATCAGCGAGTCTATCAAAAAGATTAACAATGCTGAAGCGCAGGTGAAGATGGACATGATTAAGTCCCAAAAAGGCGCTGCTCGAGATGGGATAACTGGGGATCTTGCCGTCTCTGGTGTGGCAAAGGCAATTGCGGATGAAGCGGCCAAATGGAAAGATGAGGTGGAGGATCGTGATCAAAAGATTTTCTCAGGCGTCTTTTGTGTCATGGTCAAAGCCGATAGTGAGGAAGAACTCATTGACTATACCAACCGTATCCAACAAGCAGGGCGTAAACATGTGGTAGAGTTTGAAGAGGTCTATTACCATCAAGAAGAAGCGCTCAACACCATGCTTCCCATTGGCAAGACCTATCTGAATGTCAAGAGTCGTTTCATGCGAGACATGACAACCACTAATATTGCTACACAGATACCGTTTACCAACACAGACCTGCAAAGTGATAGCCCAAACGCTATCTACTACGGGCAAAATCAGATTTCCAATAACATCATCACCCTTGATCGCCAACGTGACCTCAACACGGCTTCAGGGGTGATTTTGGGTTCTTCAGGTTCTGGTAAGTCCGTCTTTACTAAGACCAGTGAGGTGATTCCAACGATTCTGCGTTATCCTGATGACCGAGTAATTGTTGTTGACCCCGAAGATGAATACTCGGATATTGGTCGTGCCTTTGATGCCCAGCTCATTACCATCTCACCAGGCTCTCCCACCCATCTCAACTTGATGGATTTGCCAGATGAGGATAGTCTAGCAGCTGAGGACGCTGACCCTGTTGGTCAAAAGGCTTCGCTGATTATGGGGCTGTTTGAAAATATCCTAAAAGAAGTCACCGATGAGGATTTCTCCATCATTGACCGAGTGACTAGGCTCTGTTATGAGCGGATCACAGACCGCACACCAACGCTATCTGATTGGCACGATATTCTCCTAGAACAACCTGAGGACGTGGCGCAACAGCTGGCTCTCAAATCGGAGTCTTACACAAAAGGCTCGCAAAATATCTTTGCGCATGAGACCAATGTGGACTTAACCCATCAAGTGGTCATTTTCAACCTCAAACAGCTAGATGGTAAACTCAAACCCTTTGCCCTGATGGTGGTGCAGGACTATATTTGGAACCAAGTGGTCAATAATCAAGGCAAGCTCACCACTCGCATCTACTTTGATGAAATGCAGAACCAGTTCCTAACAGACGATCAAGCCCAGTTCTTCACCAACCTCTACGCCCGTGTCCGTAAATACGGAGCTATTCCAACAGGGATTACCCAAAACGTGGAGACCTTGCTCGCTCGAACAGAAGGACGGAAACTCTTGGCAAATAGTGAATTTATCGTTCTGCTTAAGCAAAAGAAAACAGATATTCGACTCCTAGCCGAAACCATCAACTTGACCGATGCTTTGATTCGCTATATTGAAAAGCCAAAAGCAAAAGGAACAGGGCTTATTGTTGCAGGACAAACCACCGTACCCTTTGAGAACCCCATTCCTAAACACACGGAACTTTTCCGTTTGGTGGCAACCGATGCTTATCGGACAGTGGAGTCTCAAGCCAAATAA
- a CDS encoding VirD4-like conjugal transfer protein, CD1115 family: MTIKRKPFLPYFLLGVLLAFCCHRAYALYALAPAPSMTEPFSPYVYVLDHYMEAPYFYSDHSPLALLFALIGFLIGMLAYLKIKPDGTYRHGEESGSARFATPQDLIGFRDKEAKNNMIFTKNAQMGLFNKRLPFEWQLNKNVLVVGLPGDGKTFTYVKPNLMQMNSSFVVTDPKGLLVHEVGTMLEKHGYQIKVFDLVTLTNSDTFNPFHYMHSELDIDRITEAIVEGTKKGDREGEDFWAQAKLLLNRALIGYLYFDSSWRNYDPNLSMVADMLRHMKRVDDETPSPVEIMFEQLEEKFPNNYAGKQWQLFNANFEAETRTSVLAIVSSQYSIFDHEAVTNLISNDSMQMERWNTEKTAVFVAISETNKAYNFLASTLFTVMFDQLTHNADAILQGKREGYTADDLVHVQFYLDEFANVGKIPHLNETLASVRSREMSIKIIVQAINQLRSLYGNDWKTILNNCATLLFLGTNDEDTMKYFSMRSGKQTITQRSYSEQRGQRVSGSTSYQTHQRDLMTPDEIARIGVDEALVFVSKQNVLRDKKASVLDHPLKDELANNYQDDKWYHYKRYMTDIDDFLDSVSDAEVFQPDLSDYQDFLEKNGFEPTSDTAILRPVSDQLPKDQINKATETPSQTLEDEDLSFTLPDDEEDYYGEV; this comes from the coding sequence ATGACCATTAAGCGTAAACCTTTTTTGCCCTACTTTCTTCTAGGCGTCTTACTGGCTTTTTGTTGCCACCGTGCTTATGCCCTCTATGCTCTAGCCCCTGCTCCCAGCATGACAGAACCTTTTTCGCCCTATGTCTATGTTCTTGACCACTACATGGAAGCGCCCTATTTTTACAGTGACCATTCGCCTTTGGCGCTGCTCTTTGCCCTTATCGGCTTTCTGATAGGGATGTTGGCTTACCTCAAAATCAAACCAGACGGTACCTATCGGCATGGGGAAGAGTCAGGTTCTGCTCGCTTTGCGACACCACAAGACTTGATAGGCTTTCGGGATAAGGAAGCTAAGAACAACATGATTTTCACTAAGAATGCCCAAATGGGACTGTTTAATAAACGTCTCCCCTTTGAATGGCAGCTCAATAAAAATGTCTTGGTCGTTGGTTTACCAGGGGATGGGAAAACCTTCACTTACGTCAAACCCAATCTCATGCAGATGAACAGCTCCTTTGTCGTCACTGACCCTAAGGGACTACTCGTTCATGAAGTGGGCACTATGCTGGAAAAACACGGCTATCAGATTAAAGTCTTTGATCTGGTCACTCTGACCAACTCTGATACCTTTAACCCTTTCCACTACATGCACTCCGAGTTGGATATTGACCGCATCACAGAAGCTATTGTCGAAGGGACAAAAAAGGGCGACCGTGAGGGGGAGGATTTTTGGGCACAGGCGAAGCTCCTCTTAAACCGTGCTCTTATCGGCTACCTCTACTTTGACAGCTCCTGGCGAAACTATGACCCTAATCTCTCTATGGTTGCGGATATGCTTCGGCATATGAAACGGGTAGATGATGAAACCCCAAGCCCTGTAGAGATCATGTTTGAACAGCTCGAGGAAAAATTTCCCAACAACTATGCTGGAAAGCAATGGCAGCTCTTTAACGCTAACTTTGAAGCGGAAACCAGAACCAGTGTCTTAGCCATTGTTTCTTCGCAATATTCCATCTTTGACCATGAAGCGGTGACCAATCTCATTAGTAACGACTCCATGCAGATGGAGCGGTGGAATACGGAAAAGACAGCGGTCTTTGTGGCGATTTCAGAAACCAATAAAGCCTATAACTTTCTAGCATCTACCCTCTTTACCGTTATGTTTGACCAGCTGACCCACAATGCGGATGCTATTTTACAAGGCAAGCGGGAGGGCTACACGGCTGATGATTTGGTACATGTGCAGTTTTACTTGGATGAGTTTGCGAATGTCGGTAAAATCCCGCATTTGAATGAGACCTTGGCTTCTGTTCGGAGCCGTGAAATGTCCATTAAGATTATTGTCCAAGCCATTAACCAACTGCGTTCTCTCTATGGCAATGATTGGAAAACCATTTTAAACAACTGTGCCACCCTCTTATTTCTTGGGACAAATGATGAAGATACCATGAAGTATTTCTCCATGCGCTCAGGGAAACAAACCATTACCCAAAGAAGCTACTCGGAACAAAGGGGACAGCGGGTGTCTGGCTCTACCAGCTATCAAACCCATCAACGGGACTTGATGACGCCCGATGAGATTGCCCGTATCGGAGTGGATGAAGCCCTGGTCTTTGTCTCAAAACAAAATGTTTTGCGGGACAAAAAGGCATCTGTCTTGGATCATCCCTTAAAAGATGAGTTAGCCAATAACTACCAAGATGACAAGTGGTACCACTACAAACGCTACATGACCGATATTGATGACTTTTTAGATAGTGTCTCTGACGCAGAGGTCTTTCAACCAGACCTTAGTGATTACCAAGATTTTTTAGAAAAGAATGGGTTTGAACCAACGTCTGACACGGCGATTCTACGACCAGTTAGTGATCAATTACCCAAAGACCAAATAAACAAAGCCACAGAAACGCCCTCTCAAACATTAGAAGATGAAGACCTCTCCTTTACCTTACCGGATGACGAGGAAGATTATTATGGTGAAGTTTAG